One window of Microcoleus vaginatus PCC 9802 genomic DNA carries:
- a CDS encoding cobalamin biosynthesis protein CbiG, with translation MSDEFTLDILDIPSGWRRGEGDWTGVAAAMARGETVEVIQEVGSTLWQNSLPEKHSLCWEGEILSTIKARIWISFTQRRFSPESALPKVQWHPRVLWIGIGCERGTGRELIETAIKQVCRAYHLAESAIAGIATIDTKAGEVGLLELCQERNWPLKTFAADILSSVEVPNPSNIAAKAVGTPSVAEAAALCAVREENLTADEGEYTQISINHQRPFAFMCGSNPLLVPKQIFRTKNPPLSQGGARAGSGVTVAVAVCPIEYLG, from the coding sequence ATGAGCGATGAATTTACTTTAGATATACTAGACATTCCCAGCGGTTGGAGGCGGGGCGAAGGTGACTGGACTGGAGTGGCGGCGGCTATGGCTAGAGGAGAAACTGTCGAAGTAATTCAAGAAGTGGGTTCTACTTTGTGGCAAAACAGTCTGCCAGAAAAACATTCTTTGTGTTGGGAGGGGGAAATTTTATCAACTATCAAAGCCAGAATTTGGATTAGTTTCACCCAGAGAAGATTTTCGCCGGAATCTGCTTTGCCAAAGGTTCAGTGGCATCCGAGAGTGTTGTGGATAGGGATAGGTTGCGAACGCGGAACAGGGCGAGAATTAATCGAAACAGCGATTAAACAAGTATGCCGTGCTTATCATTTAGCCGAAAGTGCGATCGCAGGTATTGCTACAATAGACACTAAAGCAGGTGAAGTGGGCTTGTTAGAACTTTGTCAAGAGCGAAATTGGCCGTTAAAAACCTTTGCGGCGGACATTTTAAGTTCCGTAGAAGTCCCCAACCCTTCAAATATTGCAGCAAAAGCAGTCGGGACGCCCAGCGTAGCAGAAGCTGCTGCACTTTGTGCAGTTAGAGAAGAAAATTTAACCGCAGATGAAGGCGAATATACGCAGATATCAATCAATCATCAGCGTCCATTTGCGTTTATGTGCGGTTCAAATCCCCTCTTAGTTCCTAAACAAATATTTCGCACCAAAAATCCCCCCCTTTCACAAGGAGGGGCTAGGGCGGGTTCTGGGGTAACAGTAGCGGTTGCAGTTTGCCCGATCGAGTATCTGGGATAA
- a CDS encoding pentapeptide repeat-containing protein: MKLRQLAAFLLALTIFILPQPAQAQSKYYAPPLSFSNAELTRRDFSGQMLRAAEFSNANMDLTNFSNADLQGAIMSASVMTQANLHGANLTNAMIDQVKFTNADLSDAILAETILLRSTFEGVDITGADFTDAIMDGSQIKELCTKASGINSQTGIYTRDSLGCR, from the coding sequence ATGAAACTCCGGCAACTAGCAGCATTCCTTTTGGCGCTAACTATCTTCATCCTGCCGCAGCCAGCCCAGGCTCAATCTAAATATTACGCTCCGCCGTTGTCCTTTAGCAACGCCGAACTGACAAGACGCGATTTTTCCGGTCAAATGCTGCGCGCTGCCGAGTTTTCTAACGCTAATATGGACTTGACTAATTTTTCTAATGCCGATTTGCAGGGAGCAATTATGAGCGCTTCGGTGATGACTCAGGCGAATTTGCACGGAGCAAATTTAACTAATGCCATGATAGATCAAGTTAAATTTACTAATGCCGATTTAAGTGATGCCATTTTAGCGGAAACAATTTTGCTGCGTTCTACTTTTGAGGGGGTTGATATTACCGGCGCTGACTTTACCGACGCAATTATGGACGGCTCACAAATTAAAGAATTGTGCACAAAAGCCAGCGGTATTAATTCTCAAACAGGGATTTATACTCGTGATTCCTTGGGATGCCGCTGA
- a CDS encoding leucyl aminopeptidase, whose translation MEFLVTDTPRSVWTGDALAIGLFEDGLELTGELAQLDEKLAGTLKELLLEVDFKGKVGTSAITRVGGNNPIRKIAIVGLGKTEDLKLDTVRQAAGVCAKLAKKEKCKTLGISFPVWKNAPDVTASAIAEGVELSLNQDNRFKSEHEDKNPQLEQIHLLGFAGTESAIARARQITAGVILARELVAAPANFVTPITMAETAQSLAAECGLELEILEREDCEKLGMGAFLGVALASDLPPKFIHLTYKPEGTPRRKIAIVGKGLTFDSGGLNIKGAGSGIEMMKVDMGGAAATFGAAKAIGHIKPDVEVHFISAVTENMISGRAMRPGDILTASNGKTIEVNNTDAEGRLTLADALVFADKLGVDAIVDLATLTGACVIALGDDIAGLWSPQDSVAAEIVAASELAGEKFWRMPMEEKYFEGLKALHADMKNTGPRPGGSITAALFLKQFVKDTAWAHLDIAGTVWSDKENGYNGPGATGFGVRTLVHWALGGA comes from the coding sequence ATGGAATTTCTAGTCACCGATACGCCCCGCTCTGTTTGGACGGGAGACGCCCTGGCAATTGGTCTATTTGAGGACGGCTTGGAACTCACCGGCGAGCTGGCACAATTAGATGAAAAGCTGGCAGGCACTTTGAAAGAGCTGTTACTGGAAGTAGATTTTAAGGGCAAAGTGGGCACGAGCGCCATCACCCGTGTCGGCGGCAATAATCCCATTCGCAAAATTGCGATCGTGGGTTTGGGCAAAACAGAGGACTTAAAATTAGACACCGTGCGGCAAGCAGCAGGCGTTTGCGCCAAGTTAGCCAAAAAAGAGAAATGCAAAACCCTCGGAATTAGCTTTCCGGTGTGGAAAAACGCTCCGGATGTTACAGCAAGCGCGATCGCCGAAGGTGTAGAACTCTCCCTGAATCAAGACAACCGTTTCAAATCAGAACATGAAGACAAAAACCCGCAACTCGAACAAATTCATTTGCTCGGTTTTGCCGGTACCGAAAGTGCGATCGCCCGCGCCCGCCAAATCACTGCCGGAGTCATTTTAGCACGGGAATTAGTCGCAGCGCCGGCAAATTTTGTTACCCCGATTACCATGGCCGAAACTGCTCAAAGTCTAGCTGCCGAATGCGGTTTAGAATTAGAAATATTGGAGCGGGAAGACTGCGAAAAACTAGGCATGGGAGCCTTTCTAGGCGTTGCCCTAGCATCTGATTTACCGCCGAAATTTATCCACTTAACTTACAAACCAGAAGGCACACCGCGCCGCAAAATAGCAATTGTGGGCAAAGGATTGACCTTTGATTCCGGCGGTTTGAACATCAAAGGTGCGGGCAGCGGCATTGAAATGATGAAAGTAGATATGGGCGGCGCTGCGGCTACTTTCGGAGCAGCAAAGGCGATCGGGCACATCAAACCCGATGTGGAAGTTCACTTTATCAGCGCCGTCACTGAAAACATGATCAGCGGTCGCGCCATGCGCCCTGGAGACATCCTTACAGCTTCCAACGGCAAAACAATTGAAGTCAACAATACCGACGCTGAAGGCCGTTTAACCCTGGCTGATGCTTTGGTATTTGCTGATAAATTGGGAGTGGACGCGATTGTCGATTTAGCAACTCTAACCGGGGCCTGCGTAATTGCTTTAGGCGACGATATCGCGGGTTTGTGGAGTCCTCAAGATAGCGTCGCCGCCGAAATAGTCGCCGCCTCAGAATTGGCCGGCGAAAAATTTTGGCGGATGCCGATGGAAGAGAAGTATTTTGAGGGATTGAAAGCATTGCACGCCGACATGAAAAATACTGGCCCACGTCCCGGCGGTTCTATTACGGCGGCGCTATTTTTGAAGCAGTTTGTAAAGGATACTGCTTGGGCGCATTTAGATATTGCCGGCACGGTTTGGAGCGACAAAGAAAATGGCTACAATGGCCCTGGGGCTACGGGTTTTGGAGTTCGGACTTTGGTGCATTGGGCGCTCGGCGGCGCTTAA
- the bamD gene encoding outer membrane protein assembly factor BamD, whose amino-acid sequence MLKRRRARFSVLISVSVCVIAIGSLVAAMKWMGLGSFQKAEQPLEGANSESQVKMLVSLSPSERSAKLVELAATQSASTNPQQQISPQSRARYLLASDLIQQGNAAKALNLLDKLEQEYPVLAAHIALKRAEAYQLTGDKGKAQKAWQELLKNYPSDPVAAEALYVLGKSKPEYWQQAITEFPAHPRSVEIALRKLKENPNQPQLMLLVAKYGHYVKDYGTILEQLVQRNSATLKPEDWEEIAFGYWEKQDYGKGAIAYGKAPRNAKNLYRKARGLWLDGKIPESRIAYQELVREFPDAEDTGLGLIRLSRLSEPKEAIVLLDRVISKFPNYAPEALLDKSQLLDKARSGQSASDTRKLLLTKYNNSDKAGELRWTIAQQFAKGGDLKSAWQWARELTTHNPDSEQAPEAAFWVGKWAQQLGREQDAKTAFDYTILRYPESYFAWRSAVLLGWPVGDFTTVRDLSPNVVRPPQRPELTAGSPTLKELYQLGQDRDAWTLWQIEFIDRVEPSIAEQFTDGLMRVAVGDNLDGLWMVGSLRQRDKPDDRTQYLELRQQPIYWQALYPFPYLETIVKWSQERKINPVLVTALIRQESRFMPAIKSSVGATGLMQVMPETAAWVAAQISLKKYSLENVDDNVKLGTWYLDHTHDEYKNNSMLAVASYNAGPTAVSDWLKRFNFSDPDAFAEKIPFPETKGYVKSVFENYWNYLRIYNPEVNQLMSEHYAAAQKKAKP is encoded by the coding sequence ATGCTAAAAAGACGCCGGGCCCGATTTTCTGTTTTAATCAGCGTTTCAGTTTGCGTTATTGCGATCGGCTCTTTGGTTGCTGCGATGAAATGGATGGGTTTGGGCTCATTCCAGAAGGCCGAGCAGCCCCTGGAAGGAGCGAATTCCGAATCGCAAGTCAAGATGCTGGTGTCGCTGTCACCGAGTGAGCGATCGGCAAAATTAGTTGAACTCGCAGCTACTCAGTCTGCAAGTACAAACCCGCAGCAGCAAATCTCCCCTCAAAGCCGCGCCCGCTACCTGCTTGCCAGCGATTTAATCCAGCAAGGAAATGCCGCCAAAGCATTAAACTTATTGGACAAATTAGAGCAAGAATATCCGGTTTTAGCTGCTCACATTGCCCTAAAAAGAGCGGAAGCCTACCAATTGACTGGCGACAAAGGCAAAGCCCAAAAAGCTTGGCAGGAACTGCTCAAAAACTATCCGAGCGACCCGGTAGCAGCGGAAGCTTTATATGTTTTAGGCAAGTCAAAACCGGAATATTGGCAACAGGCAATTACTGAATTTCCCGCTCATCCCCGCAGCGTAGAAATTGCCCTCCGCAAGTTAAAAGAAAATCCCAATCAGCCGCAGTTGATGCTGCTCGTAGCAAAATACGGTCATTATGTCAAAGACTACGGGACAATTTTGGAACAACTGGTGCAGCGAAACAGCGCCACTTTAAAACCGGAAGATTGGGAAGAAATTGCCTTTGGCTATTGGGAAAAACAAGATTATGGCAAAGGAGCTATTGCTTACGGGAAAGCTCCCCGCAACGCCAAAAATCTTTACCGAAAAGCTCGCGGTTTGTGGCTCGACGGAAAAATCCCGGAATCGAGAATTGCCTATCAAGAATTAGTGCGGGAGTTTCCCGATGCCGAAGATACTGGTTTGGGTTTAATTCGGCTATCGCGGCTGAGCGAACCGAAAGAAGCGATCGTTTTGCTCGATCGAGTTATTAGCAAATTCCCCAATTATGCCCCCGAAGCTTTGTTAGATAAATCCCAACTTCTCGACAAAGCACGCAGCGGTCAATCCGCCTCAGATACCCGCAAGTTGCTATTGACAAAATACAACAATTCTGATAAAGCAGGCGAATTGCGGTGGACGATCGCCCAGCAGTTTGCCAAAGGCGGAGATTTAAAATCAGCTTGGCAGTGGGCGAGAGAATTAACCACCCACAATCCCGACAGCGAACAAGCTCCAGAAGCAGCATTTTGGGTCGGGAAATGGGCACAGCAACTCGGCCGCGAACAAGACGCCAAGACTGCATTTGACTACACGATCTTACGCTATCCAGAATCATATTTTGCGTGGCGATCGGCTGTACTTCTTGGCTGGCCAGTCGGAGACTTTACCACAGTCCGAGATTTGTCTCCCAATGTAGTGCGACCGCCTCAGCGCCCCGAACTAACTGCGGGTTCTCCTACGTTGAAAGAACTCTATCAATTAGGTCAAGATAGAGATGCTTGGACGCTGTGGCAAATAGAATTTATCGACCGCGTAGAACCAAGTATTGCCGAACAGTTTACCGACGGTTTAATGCGAGTTGCAGTCGGAGACAATTTAGACGGTTTGTGGATGGTTGGTAGTTTGCGACAGCGCGATAAACCAGATGATAGAACCCAATACCTGGAACTCAGACAGCAACCGATTTATTGGCAAGCACTTTATCCTTTTCCTTACTTAGAAACCATTGTCAAATGGTCCCAAGAACGCAAAATAAATCCTGTATTAGTAACAGCATTAATCCGGCAAGAATCGCGGTTTATGCCCGCAATCAAATCATCAGTTGGCGCCACTGGTTTAATGCAAGTAATGCCAGAAACAGCAGCTTGGGTTGCCGCTCAAATCAGCCTCAAAAAGTATTCATTGGAGAATGTGGACGACAACGTTAAACTCGGTACGTGGTATTTGGATCACACTCACGACGAGTACAAGAATAACTCGATGTTAGCTGTGGCGAGTTATAATGCCGGGCCAACCGCAGTATCAGATTGGTTGAAGAGGTTTAATTTTAGTGACCCGGATGCTTTTGCGGAAAAGATTCCGTTTCCTGAAACGAAAGGATACGTAAAATCGGTGTTTGAGAATTACTGGAATTATCTGCGGATTTACAATCCAGAAGTTAATCAGTTAATGAGTGAGCATTATGCGGCTGCTCAGAAAAAAGCAAAGCCTTAG
- a CDS encoding PAS domain-containing sensor histidine kinase — MVQITFFLNFMQEQLTVFFSPLAVSSALGCNAVPELRLYAVFDSLTALAYCSIALSLVYFSRQGSHRKIFRLFAVVFFAWGAAKLTEVWTLWHSIYWLSVTLKATSALISLLLAAFALALMPKTLADSGLNHKENLQQLPLKEVEKNHHQHDIQKGELAKPSLKFSPSDTIVVRALDINSLNEQLEKEIADRQRVEEKLQLTQFAIDRSADAIFWIGPDGKFLYVNDAACTSLGYSTAELLSMTVHDINPDFPQTAWSLHWKVLKRCGSVNIEVHHLTKYGRIFPVEITIDHLEFNGKEYQCAFARDISERKQIEATLREREEEFRSLVSSIPGAVYRCSAAGRSSLTFISSGIEAISGYPAANFMQKPVQAFPSIVHPQDAEHIETIIDRAIKTKQPYTLEYRLIHCDGNVRWVAEKGQAIFNAAGQVLSLNGAIFDMTERKAAEDALRLSEAIANNRAQQLEIALKELRETQAHLIHTEKMSSLGQMVAGVAHEINNPVSFIYGNISYASQYIRDLLQLVELYQKHYPQPVVEIQECINNIDLEFLTEDLLKILSSMKMGADRIREIVLSLRNFSRLDDSVKKLTNLHEGIDNTLLILHNKLRARGDYPEIKIIKDYGQLPLIECYAGQLNQVFMNLLSNSIDALEDACNQKRRSAAGGEDWKPTIRIRTEALNENSICIRIADNAIGMTEDVRSRLFDPFFTTKPMGKGTGLGLAISYRIVAEKHAGALSCRSTIGEGTEFAIEIPL; from the coding sequence TTGGTACAGATAACTTTTTTCTTGAACTTCATGCAAGAACAATTAACAGTTTTTTTTTCACCACTTGCTGTATCTTCCGCACTCGGCTGCAACGCGGTACCGGAATTGCGACTGTACGCGGTTTTTGATTCGCTGACGGCACTGGCTTATTGCTCGATCGCCCTCTCTTTAGTTTATTTTTCCCGCCAAGGTTCTCACCGCAAGATTTTCCGGCTGTTTGCGGTTGTTTTTTTTGCCTGGGGCGCTGCTAAATTGACGGAAGTTTGGACGCTTTGGCATTCCATATATTGGCTGTCGGTAACTCTCAAAGCTACAAGTGCTTTGATTTCTTTGCTTTTAGCCGCATTCGCTCTCGCCCTCATGCCGAAAACACTTGCAGATTCGGGTTTAAATCACAAAGAAAATCTTCAACAACTGCCGTTAAAAGAGGTAGAAAAAAACCATCACCAGCATGATATCCAAAAAGGAGAATTGGCAAAACCATCACTCAAATTTTCCCCTTCAGATACTATTGTCGTTCGCGCTTTAGATATCAATTCGCTTAACGAACAGTTAGAAAAAGAAATTGCCGATCGCCAACGAGTTGAGGAAAAGTTGCAACTGACTCAGTTTGCGATCGACCGATCTGCAGATGCGATATTCTGGATCGGGCCTGACGGTAAATTTTTGTACGTCAACGACGCTGCTTGCACTTCATTGGGATATTCTACCGCTGAATTGCTCTCGATGACCGTGCACGACATCAATCCCGATTTTCCCCAAACTGCTTGGAGTTTGCACTGGAAAGTCTTAAAACGCTGCGGTTCGGTTAATATTGAAGTTCACCACCTCACTAAGTACGGTCGCATTTTTCCGGTAGAAATTACGATCGATCATTTGGAATTTAACGGCAAAGAATATCAGTGCGCGTTTGCTCGCGACATTAGCGAACGCAAGCAAATTGAGGCTACTTTGCGGGAAAGAGAAGAAGAATTTAGGTCATTAGTTTCTAGCATTCCCGGTGCAGTTTACCGTTGCAGTGCAGCAGGGCGATCGAGCTTAACTTTTATCAGCAGTGGCATAGAAGCTATTTCCGGCTATCCCGCAGCTAACTTTATGCAAAAACCGGTGCAGGCTTTTCCGAGTATCGTTCATCCCCAAGACGCTGAGCATATCGAGACAATTATCGATCGGGCTATTAAGACAAAACAACCTTACACGCTCGAATATCGCCTGATTCACTGCGACGGAAATGTGCGGTGGGTTGCAGAGAAAGGTCAAGCCATTTTCAACGCAGCCGGTCAAGTTTTATCCCTCAACGGTGCGATTTTTGATATGACAGAGCGCAAAGCAGCGGAGGATGCTTTGCGACTCTCCGAGGCGATCGCCAACAACAGAGCCCAGCAGCTAGAAATCGCTCTCAAAGAACTCCGAGAAACTCAAGCTCACCTAATTCATACCGAAAAAATGTCAAGTCTCGGTCAAATGGTAGCTGGAGTAGCTCACGAAATTAATAACCCTGTCAGTTTTATCTACGGCAATATTTCCTACGCCAGCCAATATATCAGAGACTTGTTGCAGCTTGTGGAACTTTACCAAAAACACTATCCTCAGCCCGTGGTAGAAATTCAAGAATGTATTAATAATATCGATTTAGAATTTCTGACAGAAGATTTACTAAAAATATTATCTTCGATGAAAATGGGAGCCGATCGCATTCGCGAAATAGTTCTGAGTTTGCGAAACTTCTCGCGTTTAGACGACTCGGTAAAAAAACTTACTAACCTTCACGAAGGCATAGATAATACCCTCTTAATATTGCACAATAAACTCCGAGCCCGAGGCGACTATCCAGAAATAAAAATAATCAAAGATTACGGTCAACTCCCTTTAATAGAATGTTATGCAGGTCAGCTCAATCAGGTATTTATGAATCTGCTTAGCAACAGTATTGACGCCTTGGAAGATGCTTGCAACCAAAAAAGGCGATCTGCGGCCGGCGGCGAGGATTGGAAACCAACTATTAGGATTCGCACAGAAGCCCTGAACGAAAATAGTATTTGCATCCGCATTGCCGATAATGCGATCGGCATGACAGAAGACGTGCGGAGCCGATTGTTTGATCCGTTTTTCACGACAAAACCGATGGGAAAAGGCACTGGTTTAGGGTTAGCCATCAGTTACCGAATTGTCGCGGAAAAACACGCCGGAGCCTTGAGCTGCCGTTCCACCATAGGAGAAGGTACGGAATTTGCGATCGAGATTCCTTTATAA
- a CDS encoding phage holin family protein produces the protein MLSFFLTWIVAAVSLIITANIVPGMAVVSFPAAMLAAVVIGLVNAVVKPIITLLTLPLTIITLGLFLFVVNAISLSLASSLAGAFNIGFAVNGFWPAVCGSIVLSFVSGVIGRFVNADTLSQ, from the coding sequence ATGCTAAGTTTTTTCTTAACTTGGATAGTAGCAGCGGTTTCGCTAATCATTACCGCTAACATTGTACCAGGTATGGCGGTGGTTAGCTTTCCGGCGGCGATGCTGGCTGCTGTTGTTATCGGATTGGTGAACGCGGTTGTCAAACCGATTATTACATTGCTGACGCTGCCTTTGACCATTATTACTTTAGGTTTGTTTTTGTTTGTTGTGAATGCAATTTCGCTTTCCCTGGCTTCGTCGTTAGCGGGTGCGTTCAATATCGGCTTTGCGGTTAACGGTTTTTGGCCGGCTGTGTGTGGTTCCATTGTGTTGTCATTTGTTTCTGGGGTCATCGGTCGATTTGTTAATGCCGATACTTTGTCTCAGTAA
- a CDS encoding transposase: MAQLTLTLKLPFHRLNACKALEFERLTAVNTAVANDLLAVDNKDRKKLTSAAFRHIEIGSMWINQTIRNTHAKTKVKHFKQMWLEVNNQGYEVLKSGNLFTVSFSLYRGRKGRIPLDVHAASHTEVLDKAIEGSAKLGSLKLCKSKKGVWYALISVSMEVPDAGDVKGWIGVDRGQNNIAVAALPNSFGKFWNGRKVKATRRRFQKTRKVLQEAKKLKKVKQLESRERRIMTQINHEISRQLVQFASYFGMGLRFEDLSEIRSTSKQRKKTKSDAAQNRDAWAFYQLEIFTRYKAIRAGVPVESVPAPYTSKSDHRNGVIGKRVKHQFKGFDGYRCNADWNASQNIGQWVGFACPLNLQKAVSAMEIVDSEDGVNDSPLTGDASLTTASASS, translated from the coding sequence ATGGCTCAGCTAACACTAACGTTAAAGCTTCCGTTTCACAGGTTGAATGCCTGCAAAGCACTTGAATTTGAGCGGCTCACCGCCGTCAATACGGCTGTTGCAAATGATTTGCTGGCAGTTGACAACAAGGATCGTAAAAAGCTGACGAGTGCCGCGTTTAGACATATTGAGATTGGATCGATGTGGATCAATCAAACCATTCGGAACACCCATGCAAAAACTAAGGTGAAGCACTTTAAGCAAATGTGGCTTGAAGTGAACAACCAAGGTTATGAGGTTCTCAAGTCTGGCAATTTATTCACTGTCTCTTTCAGTCTCTATCGAGGGCGGAAAGGAAGAATTCCTCTTGATGTTCATGCCGCCTCGCATACCGAAGTTTTGGATAAAGCGATCGAAGGTTCTGCCAAATTAGGCAGTCTGAAGCTATGCAAGTCCAAAAAAGGTGTTTGGTATGCACTCATTTCTGTATCGATGGAAGTTCCCGATGCAGGTGATGTTAAAGGTTGGATTGGAGTCGATCGAGGACAAAACAATATTGCAGTCGCAGCACTGCCCAACTCCTTCGGCAAGTTCTGGAATGGTCGCAAAGTTAAAGCCACCCGACGACGGTTTCAGAAAACCCGTAAGGTTCTCCAAGAAGCGAAAAAGCTGAAAAAGGTTAAGCAGCTAGAATCGCGTGAGCGTCGCATCATGACGCAGATCAATCACGAGATTTCTAGGCAGTTGGTTCAGTTTGCTTCATACTTCGGAATGGGATTGCGGTTTGAGGATCTTTCTGAAATCAGAAGTACCTCAAAGCAACGCAAGAAAACCAAATCGGATGCAGCTCAGAACCGAGATGCTTGGGCGTTCTATCAGCTTGAAATCTTCACCCGCTATAAAGCAATTCGTGCAGGTGTTCCCGTTGAGTCGGTGCCGGCACCCTATACCAGTAAATCGGATCATCGAAATGGTGTTATCGGCAAACGAGTCAAGCACCAATTCAAAGGATTTGATGGGTATCGCTGTAACGCGGACTGGAACGCTTCGCAAAATATTGGGCAGTGGGTAGGATTTGCGTGTCCTTTGAATCTTCAGAAAGCGGTGTCTGCAATGGAAATCGTTGATTCAGAGGATGGGGTCAATGACAGTCCCTTAACTGGTGATGCGTCTTTGACGACGGCTTCAGCCTCGTCTTAG